GCACGGGCGATTGAGCGAGACGTTGCGGGCGAGGTAGACGATCCCCGTCGCGCCCCGGCCCAGCTCGCCGAGCACCTCGAACCCCGCCCATCGGAGCGCCGCCCGCAGGTCCGGGTCGAGGCCGGTCGGGGTCGACTCCGCGGCCGAGTTCGGCCGCGAGTTCGCGTCGTGGGTGGAGGGGCTTTCGGCGAAATAAGCCGTCGTCCGGTGGGCGTCCGATCGTAAGTCGCGATGCTTCAAGGTGCTTCCTCCCCGCCGCGCAAGCTCGGAATCCCGCCCTGAGTGCATCAGGCCACGGGTGTAGACGATCTCCTTCCCTGGAGGGACGGGGAGGCTTCCCCCGATTCTAGACCTGCGCCGGCGGCCTGCTCGAAGACGCGCGACGCCTCCTCTCGGCGGATCTTGCGGGTCGGCGGACGCCGCGCGGCCGCCTGCGCCGTGGGGAGGCGGCCTCCCTGCAAGAGCCGCCGCGACCGCCCGACGCGGTGGGCGGTCGCGTCTTGTTGCGGCGGCGCTCCCGCGGCCTTTACCGGCGCGTCAGGCATTATAGGCGCGAGGGCCCGTCCTCCAGGGGCAGGGCCGTGGGCGAGCCTCGCCCTTCGGCCCCCGCGAGCGTCCGGAAGGTGATGGGGGCCGCCGTCGGCGGCCCGAAGCGGCGACGCGGCCGGCGGCGTCGAAGATCGCCGCGACATCGAACGGCGGCCCGATCGACGCGGCCGTAAAACGACCGCGAGGCGCGTCAATCCCGGAGTCGGATCGACGCGCCTGCGGATCTGGATCGGAAGCGGGCCGCCGCCCGGTCAGTCCTTCGTGACGGCCTTGCGGGTGGTCGACTCGGCCTTCTTGGACTCGGCCTTGGGCTCGTCGTCGGAGCCGGACTCGGCCTTGCGGCGCTCGGCGGCCTCCTTGCGACGCTCGGCGGAGGCCTTGCGGGCCTCGGCGAGGGCCTTCTTCTGGGGGGCGGTCAGGATGCTCTCGCACTCGCTCGTCTGGCGGTCGCGGAGCGCGTCGGCCTTCTTCTCCAGGTCCTGGATCTGGGGCTGATACTTGGCCGCGACGGCGTAGAGCGCCTCTTTCTGCTCGTCGGTCAGGCCCAGGCCGGCGAAGTGCATCGGGACGCGGTGGGTGGCGTCCGGGGGGGCCTGGCGGCCGGACTTGGACTTGGGCTCGTCCGGCTCCTCCTCGGGGACGGCCTTGGCCGCGGCGCCCTTCTTGGCCTCGGCCTTAGCCTCGGCCTTCTTGGTCGTCTTCGCCTTGGCCGGGGCCGCCTCCTGGGCGCTGATGGCGGTGGTCAGGCCCGACAGGGCGAACGTCATGAGCGCCGCGCCGGCGGCCGCGGCCGCCGATTTCCGAACCAGGCTCGTCATGGGAAAGGACCTCTCCAGGAACAAGGATCAGGCCGGGCGTCAAGCCCGAACCTTTGCTCAAGGCTAGTTCATGGATGGAGGTCGTCGCAATCCCGCACCCCGTAAAGTGGGGGGATTGCGGCGAAATAGCGACAAGGCACGAGATTCGCTACGGTCCAGGGCGAGCGCCGGGGTGGAAAGGGAAGGGTCGCCGCCAAGATCCGAGGCCCGCGCGACGAAGAGCTACCGGGCCCGGATTCCGGGTCTGGTGCGGGCCGACGCGACGACGCCGCGGGCCGGGGGCTGAGGCTTTACCCTGCCCTGGCCGGGCGTTACGATCTTCGCTGGCCGGCCCCGGGCCCCCACCTTCTCCGCCGGACGTCCGGCGGCGCACGCCCCCGGACGAGGTCCGGGCCGGCGACCACGTGACCTTGCCGCTTGGAGTGTTTACGTCATGTCCACCGACGCGAAGAGCCCCGAACCCCCCCCCTCCACGGTGACGGTGCCGCGGAGCCGCGAGAAGGGGATCAAGATTTTCATGTGGCCCAAGGTCATCTACATCTTCCCGTCGGCCCTCGTGGCCCTGATCTGCGCGATGGGGATGTACTGGCTGCCCCACAAGGCCTACGACGCCACCGTGCCGCCCGAGCCGGTCCTGATCGACGCCAAGTCCGTCGACCCCAACGCCCCCGCGCCGGTCCAGAATGCGCCCGGGGCGCCGATGACCCGGCGCGAGCGGTTCAACACCCCGCAGAACCTGCTGGGGCTGCTCTTCCTGGTCGTGCTGGCGTTCAACCTCGTGGTGATGGGGCTGGACTTCCCGCGTTTCGAGCTGATCGGGATCATCCTGGCCGTGCTCTTCGGGATCTTCTTCGTCCTCTGGCTGGGCGCGTACTTCGACCTCGACCTGATGAGGCCGATCAACCAGGTGCTGGCCTCGGTCTACACCTTCGCCAACGCCGGCTTCTACCTGATGTACGCCCTGGCCGTGCTGGCGGTGCTGGTCATCGTCTACATCACCCGCTGGCTGGACTACTGGGAGATCCTGCCCAACGAGATCCTCCACCACCACGGCCCGCTCAGCGACCTGGAGCGGTTCCCGACCATGAACCTGAAGTTCGACAAGGAGATCCCCGACGTCCTCGAATACCTGATGCTCGGCGCGGGGCGGTTGGTGCTCCGCGTGCCCAACGTCGACCGGGCGATCATCCTCGAGAACGTGCTGTTCATCGGGACCAAGGAAGAGGCCCTGAAGCGGCTGATGAGCCGGCTCGACGTCCGGATCACCACCGACAAGGACGACCCCCTGGTCTGAGGTCGGACCTCTCGCCCTGACGCGACCCCTCCCCGGCCGGCCTCGATCAGTCGGCCCGGGGGGCCCGCGCCGGGGCCGCCGGCAGGTGCGGCCGCCAGAGCGAGTCGACCGCGACCGCGGCGGTCGCGGCCGGTGCCGGTGCCGGGACGGGCGCGACCTCGCCGTCGAGGAGTTCGCGGAGGATCGGGCCGTTGAGGGCCTCCTCGATGTCGCGGAGCCGGCGGGCGACGAACGCCCCGTCGAGCACGCGGTGGTCGTAGATCAGCTTGACCATGACCCGCCCCTGCACCGGGTCGATCGGCCCGAAGGTCAGGGTCGTGGTCAGGGGCGAGATGGGGTGGATCTGCTCGGCCCCCAGGGCCCCGTAGGTGCTCAGGCCGAACGTGCCGAACCGCTTGCAGCGCTTGAAGCCCGAGATGTTCAGCGTGCTCCACCACAGGAACCGCCGCACCGGCCGGGGCACGCGGCTGAACCGCAGGGCCTGGCGGAAGAAGCCGACCTCCTCGAGGGGCAGGTTCTTGTACTGCAGCAGGGCCTCCTGGAGCTGCGCCAGCGTCTGCCGCTCGGGCGCCCGGAAGAGGCCGACGAAGACGCCGTCCTCGCCCAGGTACTGGCGCTCGATCGCCAGCGCGCAGTTCATCCAGGGATGCTCATAGATGCGCGGCCAGGGGAATTCCAGGTACGACCGCCGCAGCGGCGAGTGCTCGGCGCCGACCAGGGCGTAGGCCTTCATGAACAGGCACGACCACGACGGCCGCAGCGGGTGCCGGGTCCGCGGACCCGCCAGCGCCGAGACGTCGAAGGCCCGGCTCACCGGCGCCGAGGGGATCTTGTGGGCGAAGTGGACCAGGTCGCCGATGAACCCCCGGGGGCCGGTCGGCGAGAGGTATCGTCCCTTCGGCTCGTGCATCCATGCACCTCGCTCAAGACGACCAATGGGGGTGGACTGCTGACGGGAAGTCCCCGGCGAGCGGCTCGCCCGGCCCCCCGGCGGCGTCGGCTGCCGACGACCGCGATTCGAGGTCCGGAGGCTACACCAAACGCCCCCGGCTGGGAAGGCGAACGGGCCACAATGCGGCCTCGTCGTCCCGGGCCCCCACCGGCTCCCACGCACCCTTCCCGTTCCCGCCAAAATCCTTACATCGTCATCCCCACCCCGCCCCATCCAGCCTCGATCGCCCACCCACGCCGGAATCGGCTTCGTCCCGGCTTCGTTTCTGCTCGCTTCTCCGTTGGTCGAGCGGTCGCAAGTTTAATTCAGTCAACAGGATATGGCGGTTTTCCGGACTCCCGAAATCGGCTCCGTTCGTCGCGCTTCGGGCCCGTTTTTCGGCACCCGCGGCCCTGGCTTCGATTCGGCTTCGTCCTTGCTCAATTTTGAGCAGGAATTGTGGACGTAAGAATAACCAAGGTATGAATTTGCGGATCGGAAAACGCGCTCGGAAATCGGCTTCGTTCGTCTGATTTCGATGATCATTTCCGAGCCCTCTCCTCTGTCTCATCCCTCACTGCCGTTCATCCCGATCCGCGAGAAACCCAGCGCCCTCATTAAGTGAAGATAGGCGTGTTTGGGAGATAGGGACGACCTGGTGGAGAAAAGTCACGCAGCCCCGGCGCGGCCGGCTCGCCCACGACCCGGGGGTGGGCTCTTCGAGGACGGTCAGGCCCGCGCCGGCCCCTCGATCCGCTCGCGCACGCCCGCCGCGAGGGCGATCGCGGTGAGCACGAATCCCAGCAGCGTCCAGATCACGAAGTTCGCGACCATCGGCAGGAACAGGACCGGCACGCCCCGGAACCACGAGAGCACGAAGCCCAGGCCGATCACCAGCCCGAGCACGGTCGTGACGACCGTGATCTCGCGAGGATCGACCGCGACGGCCGGACTGGTCGCCTCCAGGCGTTCCCGACGCCGATGCAGCGCCAGGCCCGCGATCGCCACGGCGTAGAAGCCCAGGGTGAGGAGCTGCACCCCGACCGAGGGCAGCCCCTCGGGCCGGATCGTCCCGTACGTGAGCCCGTACAGGAGGGCGAGATAGACGCAGAGCCCGACGAACCCCGGCCGCCGGAAGGCGACGATCGAAGGGCCGTCCGATGCGGCGAGCGCCGGGGCGGCCAGCCAGAGGAGCAGCGGCAGCAGGACCGTCACGAAGGCCGCGTTGGCGGCGAGGTTCGCCGGCCCCCCCGAGTTGATGGCCACGACGGGCGCGAACGAAGCCACGAGGTAGGCCTGCACCGTCCGCCCCCTCCGGCTCGCGCCCGTCAGCCAGGCGAGGTCGGGGAACGACCGACGCAGCGGCGGGCACAGGACGCAGGCGACCGCCAGCGGGACGATGAACGACATCACCGGATGGAAGATGAAGGCCATGCTCATCTCGGAAAACCCGAACGCCCCGATCCTCCCCATGACGACCTTGCCGTCGCCGCCGTACCCGTACCAGATCACCTTGGTGATCCAGGACTCATACAGCCCGTAGAGGACGCCCCAGAGATACAGCGCCCAGAACGACGTCCGGCCCGTCCAGATCGCCAGCGTCGTGAAGAAGAAGAAATGGGCGAAGTAGAGCCAGAAGGTCATCACCAGCGTCCAGGGGTTCCAGAGCCCGATCCCGAGCGACGCCCCCGAGAAGACCTCGGCGCAGATGAGCACCATCAACCCGATCAGCAGCCGCGCGAAGACCACCCCGAAGCGATCCCGGACGGGTCGACGGCCCCCCCGACTCGGTCCGTCGGCCGCGTCGTCATCGTCCACCCCGGAGAGATTCACCGCCGGCATGCCCGCGACCTCCTCCCGAACGGAACCGCCGTCGACCTGTCCCGCCCGACGACTCTCAAATTCGGACGACGGGGATGACATGCGAGTCGCTTTCGGCGCGACGTCCGGCCGGATTGCGAATTCCGACGACCCTCGTGCTCGTCTTCCCCTCATCTGACTCTTGCGGGTCCAGCCTTCCCCCGCGAGGGGGGAAGGCGTCGAACGGCCCGGATCTCAACGGCCTTCCCCCCTCGCGGGGGAAGGTGGCCCGAAGGGCCGGATGAGGGGGAGGACACGCGAGTCGATTTCGGCGCAACGTCTGGCCGGATTGCGAATTCCGGCGGCGTCCCTGCTCGTCTTCCCCCTCATCCGACCCCTGCGGGGCCTGCCTTCCCCCGCGAGGGGGGAAGGCGTCGGAGACCCTTGGGCTATCATCTTAACGAAATCGTCTCTCAGCGCCGCACGGCGAGCGACCGCAGGGCCGGGCGGGACGCCACGCGGGGGGCGGCCCGGACGACGGGGGCGGGCTGCGTGACCAGCACTTCGGTCCCGAAGACTCGGACGTAGTTCGTGCCGGGACTGGCGACCCCCTGGCCGCCCAGGTAGGTGCCCGCCGTGCTGCTCAGGCCCTGCGTGGGGGTGCCGATGATCGTCAGGCGGTAGGGGCGGCAGAGCGGCAGCGTCCGCGCCACGGGCGACAGGGTGACCGTGCGGGCCGTCGCGTCGTACACCGCCGACGCCAGGGCGACGGTCACGTCGTCGCGCGTGCCGAAGCGTCCGTCGCGCCCGGCCGTGGTCAGGACGTAGTTCGCCAGGCTCGAGGCCGACTGCGGATTCATGTCCTGGCTGAACGCGACCACGAGGGTCGTCTTCTGGTTGTGGACGCCGTGGCGCGCCAGGCTGGTGACGATCGGCGCGCCCGCGGCCTGAGAGACCATCGTGTAGCTCAGGCTCGACTGGAAGCCGTTGCCCGTGGCGGTGATCTGGAAGCCGTACTGGCCCGTGCCGGTCGCCGTCCCGCTGAGCAGGCCGCCCGGCGAGAGCGTCAGGCCCGGGGGCAGGGCGCCGAAGGTCACGTCCCACGCGGCGGGGCCGCCGCTGGTCGTGAACTGGAGGTTGAACGGCGCGCCGAGCACGGCGTTGGGCGCGACGCCCGGCGAGATCGTCCCCTGCGCGACCTGCTGGACCGTCAGGTAGACGAACGACCTCCCCCTCAGCCCGTTCGGCTGGGCGACGTCGACCAGGAGCTGGAAGGGCCCGCTCTGCGTGGGCGTACCAGTGATCAGGCCCGAGGCGGACATCGTCAAGCCGGCCGGCAGCGGCACGCTCTGGGGATCGAGCGTGTAGGTGTACGGCCTCGCCGCGTCGCCGCCCGAGGGCGTCAACTGCAGGGTGTACGGTTGGCCCGCGAACGCGGGGAGGGGATTCGCCGGCAGGGCCCCGGGCGACGCGAACGTCTTGTTGTACGAGAGGCCGGTGATGCTGACGGCGAAATCCTGCATATTCAGCGTGCTCGCCGTGGCGGCGACGTCGAGCTGATGATCGCCGTCGAAATCGCCGACCCCGAAGGCGACGACCTGGCGCGTCCATCCCTCATAAACCCCGTCGTCGGCGTTCGTATACGCGACGTAGAGCTTGAAGACGCCGAAGCCGCCCTGGCCGTCGCCCGTGCCGACGGCGAAGGTCGTCCCCTGCCGCGAGGCGAACGACGCGCCGATGTCCATGTTGCCGTCGAGGTTGAAATCGCCCACCTGGAGGAACCCGTAGTACTGGTCCGAAGCGCCGGCGGCGACCACGTTGAACGACGCCGCACCCCCCGTCGGCGTCGTGTTGAGGTAGACGCTCACCGGCGCGGGCACGTCGTTCCAGGTGTGGATGCCGGGATCTATGGTGCCGGCCAGGTTCAGCGAGACCGGGTTCGGCGTCGAGATCAGGTCCATCTTGCCGTCGTTGTTGAAGTCGGCGGCCTGCAGGTTGAACCCGAGCACCGACCCGACGCTCGGCACGAACGTGGGCGTCACCCGGGCGAACTCGCCGCCGCCGGGGTTGCTGTAGAAGGACACGCCCTGCTGTTCCGGGATCACCATGTCGAGCCGGCCGTCGCCGTTGAAGTCGGCCAGGATGGGCTGGACGTTCCCCGGCCCGGCGGAGGCGAACCCATCGTTCAGCAGGGGGACCGCCTCGCGGACCGTCACCGTGGCGACGGCGTCGGGCAGGAACTGGCCGTCCCAGGAGCCGCCGGGAGGAGGGGCCTGGGCGAGGAAGATGCTGAAGCCGGCGAGCTGGCCGCCGCCGACATAGTCCGGCACGGCCAGGTCGGGCAGGCCGTCGCCGTCGACGTCTCCCATGGTCAGGCTCGAACTGCCGACGTAGTCGGCGTGGTGGAGGGTCGACGCGTCCGGGGTCAGCAAGAACGTGGCACCGACCGGGTCGTACACGAACAGGCTGATCTTGCCGCCCGTCCCCAGTCTCAGGACGTCCTGCGAGCCGTCGCCGTTGATGTCCAGCACCGCGAAGTGGCCCCAGCTCCAGGCCTTGACGTCGCCGGAGGCCGTGGGGCCGGGGATGACCTTGAGCCCGCCGTTCGGGTCGGCCAGGTAGGCCTGGGCGAAACCGCCGCGACTGCTCCCGACGAGTTCCTCGCCGGGGTAATAGCCGACCGTCTCGGTGATCCCCCCGCCCATCACGAGGTCGGTCAGGCCGTCCTTGTTGAAGTCGATCGGCTTGCCGTAAACGTCCTGCGTGACCGCGATGTTGGCGTGGAAGTACGAGGCGAGCTCGCCGTGGGCGGACGACGGCACGACGCCCCACTCGGTGGGACGGCTGGCCAGGGCTCCCGAGGTGAACAGCACCGGGGCCCCGGAGAGCAACTCCCGGCGCTCCATGCTCTCGACGTTGAGGAGTGAACGGCGACGACGGCGTTCGGTCGGACTCATGACGGCGTCCCATGGAGAGAGGCGGGAGAGGCTCCCTGGCTCGGGAGGGCGGGGATGGATCCTCGAAACCGCCGGCCGGTGCGGTGGGAGGATCGATGGTCGTGCACCTGCCCAACTTCGCGCAGATAGCCTAAAGCTAAGTCGCCCCGCGTGGCATTGCTAACAGGATGGACCGGAAATTCGGAAAAATCCTGGAATGGCTGTGAGGCCTGGGTCTCTTCCAACTCCGACGGGTCTTTCGAGGCGCGACGGTTGACGGCCGGTCCCGACGCGCAGGTATGGAGATGAGGCCGTCGCCGAAGGTCGCGGCCCTGACCAAAACGGCCTTCCCCCCTCGCGGGGGAAGGCAGACCCCGCAGGGGTCGGATGAGGGGGAAGACGAGCAGGGACGCCGCCGGAATCCGCGGTCCGGCCTCTCCTTCGGGCAACGGCTGCTTGCTGGTCTCCCCCTCATCCGG
The DNA window shown above is from Paludisphaera mucosa and carries:
- a CDS encoding Spy/CpxP family protein refolding chaperone, with protein sequence MTSLVRKSAAAAAGAALMTFALSGLTTAISAQEAAPAKAKTTKKAEAKAEAKKGAAAKAVPEEEPDEPKSKSGRQAPPDATHRVPMHFAGLGLTDEQKEALYAVAAKYQPQIQDLEKKADALRDRQTSECESILTAPQKKALAEARKASAERRKEAAERRKAESGSDDEPKAESKKAESTTRKAVTKD
- a CDS encoding FG-GAP-like repeat-containing protein; the encoded protein is MSPTERRRRRSLLNVESMERRELLSGAPVLFTSGALASRPTEWGVVPSSAHGELASYFHANIAVTQDVYGKPIDFNKDGLTDLVMGGGITETVGYYPGEELVGSSRGGFAQAYLADPNGGLKVIPGPTASGDVKAWSWGHFAVLDINGDGSQDVLRLGTGGKISLFVYDPVGATFLLTPDASTLHHADYVGSSSLTMGDVDGDGLPDLAVPDYVGGGQLAGFSIFLAQAPPPGGSWDGQFLPDAVATVTVREAVPLLNDGFASAGPGNVQPILADFNGDGRLDMVIPEQQGVSFYSNPGGGEFARVTPTFVPSVGSVLGFNLQAADFNNDGKMDLISTPNPVSLNLAGTIDPGIHTWNDVPAPVSVYLNTTPTGGAASFNVVAAGASDQYYGFLQVGDFNLDGNMDIGASFASRQGTTFAVGTGDGQGGFGVFKLYVAYTNADDGVYEGWTRQVVAFGVGDFDGDHQLDVAATASTLNMQDFAVSITGLSYNKTFASPGALPANPLPAFAGQPYTLQLTPSGGDAARPYTYTLDPQSVPLPAGLTMSASGLITGTPTQSGPFQLLVDVAQPNGLRGRSFVYLTVQQVAQGTISPGVAPNAVLGAPFNLQFTTSGGPAAWDVTFGALPPGLTLSPGGLLSGTATGTGQYGFQITATGNGFQSSLSYTMVSQAAGAPIVTSLARHGVHNQKTTLVVAFSQDMNPQSASSLANYVLTTAGRDGRFGTRDDVTVALASAVYDATARTVTLSPVARTLPLCRPYRLTIIGTPTQGLSSTAGTYLGGQGVASPGTNYVRVFGTEVLVTQPAPVVRAAPRVASRPALRSLAVRR